Proteins co-encoded in one Ruegeria sp. HKCCD4315 genomic window:
- a CDS encoding replicative DNA helicase yields the protein MNEISSIEQAAAQIQNAETMPHSIEAEQQLLGAILTNNDLYDRVASIIGAEHFYDPVHARIYEVAAARIAKNALASPVTLKSFMGEDEGLKELGGPAYLVKLAGASISAFAVHDYAQMIYDLAIRRELIRLGRDISDKAARVEVSSEPKEQIVEAEQQLYQLSEQGQTEQGFQSFLKAVTEAVNVTNEAYQRGGGMAGISTGLADLDKQLGGLHPSDLIILAGRPSMGKTSLATNVAFNVAKAYKRGQKPDGSEGAIDGGVVGFFSLEMSAEQLAGRVLAEASEISSHKIRQGDMTEAEFRRFVDAAKELEACPLFIDDTPALPISQLAARARRLKRTHGLDLLVIDYLQLCRGMSDNRVNEIAEISMGMKAIAKELNIPVIALSQLSRQVENRDDKRPQLSDLRESGSIEQDADVVMFVFREEYYKEREKPGDHELEKMEEWKQAMERLHGKAEVIVGKQRHGPIGTVELSFEAQFTRFGNLVKPWQQGGEIEGY from the coding sequence ATGAACGAGATCAGCAGTATCGAGCAGGCAGCGGCGCAGATTCAGAATGCCGAAACCATGCCGCATTCAATCGAGGCCGAGCAGCAATTGTTGGGCGCGATTCTGACCAATAACGATCTGTATGACCGGGTCGCCTCGATCATCGGGGCCGAGCATTTCTATGATCCGGTCCATGCCCGAATTTATGAAGTCGCCGCCGCCCGTATCGCCAAGAACGCGCTGGCCTCACCTGTCACACTGAAGTCGTTCATGGGCGAAGATGAGGGTCTGAAAGAATTGGGCGGTCCGGCCTATCTGGTCAAGCTGGCCGGGGCCTCGATCAGTGCCTTCGCGGTGCATGACTACGCCCAGATGATCTACGACCTCGCCATTCGGCGCGAGTTGATACGCCTTGGCCGCGATATCTCGGACAAGGCCGCGCGGGTCGAAGTCAGCAGTGAGCCCAAAGAACAAATCGTCGAGGCCGAGCAGCAGCTCTATCAGCTATCCGAGCAGGGCCAGACCGAACAAGGTTTTCAATCCTTCCTCAAGGCGGTCACAGAAGCCGTCAACGTCACCAATGAAGCCTACCAGCGTGGTGGCGGCATGGCGGGGATTTCCACCGGTCTGGCCGACTTGGACAAGCAATTGGGTGGCTTGCACCCGTCCGACCTGATCATTCTGGCTGGACGACCGTCGATGGGGAAAACATCGCTGGCGACGAACGTGGCGTTCAACGTGGCCAAAGCCTACAAACGCGGACAGAAGCCGGATGGATCAGAAGGCGCGATTGACGGTGGTGTGGTCGGGTTCTTCTCACTTGAGATGAGCGCCGAGCAGTTGGCGGGCCGTGTTCTGGCCGAAGCGTCCGAGATTTCCAGCCACAAGATCCGTCAGGGCGACATGACCGAGGCCGAGTTCCGCCGCTTCGTGGACGCAGCCAAGGAACTGGAAGCTTGCCCCCTGTTCATCGACGACACACCTGCCCTGCCAATATCACAGCTTGCCGCCCGCGCGCGGCGGTTGAAGCGGACGCATGGGCTGGATCTACTGGTGATCGACTATCTACAGCTTTGCCGCGGTATGTCAGACAACCGGGTAAACGAGATTGCTGAAATTTCGATGGGCATGAAAGCCATCGCCAAGGAATTGAACATCCCGGTCATCGCGCTGTCACAGCTGAGCCGTCAGGTGGAAAACCGTGACGATAAGCGCCCACAGCTGTCTGACCTGCGGGAATCGGGCTCGATCGAACAGGATGCCGACGTGGTGATGTTTGTGTTCCGCGAGGAGTATTACAAAGAACGCGAAAAACCCGGCGATCACGAGCTGGAAAAGATGGAAGAGTGGAAGCAGGCCATGGAACGCCTGCACGGCAAGGCCGAGGTCATCGTCGGCAAACAGCGCCACGGTCCGATCGGCACGGTCGAGCTTTCGTTCGAAGCCCAATTCACCCGCTTTGGCAATCTTGTTAAACCCTGGCAACAGGGCGGCGAAATCGAGGGATACTGA
- a CDS encoding orotate phosphoribosyltransferase produces the protein MIPSSFPDSTEIARLTARMLLEIKAVHFNAREPFTLASGLPSPTYIDCRKLISYPRIRSTLMDFLTVTVMRDAGFEAFDNIAGGETAGIPFAAMVAERMALPMTYVRKKPKGYGRNARIEGAMSEGERVLLVEDLTTDGGSKLSFVDAIRETGATCGHTAVIFYYGIFPETEKTLGDHGVKLHSLCTWWDVLAEAKAQKAFDQETLDGVEAFLNDPRGWQEANKST, from the coding sequence ATGATCCCCAGCTCCTTTCCCGACAGCACCGAAATCGCCCGCCTGACCGCGCGGATGCTGCTGGAGATCAAGGCCGTTCATTTCAATGCGCGCGAGCCCTTCACTCTGGCCAGCGGACTGCCCAGCCCGACTTACATCGACTGTCGCAAGCTGATCTCGTACCCGCGTATCCGGTCGACCTTGATGGATTTCCTGACCGTCACAGTGATGCGCGATGCCGGGTTCGAAGCGTTCGACAACATCGCAGGCGGCGAGACGGCAGGCATCCCCTTTGCCGCCATGGTGGCCGAGCGCATGGCGCTGCCGATGACCTATGTGCGCAAGAAACCCAAAGGCTATGGTCGCAACGCCCGCATCGAAGGCGCGATGAGTGAAGGCGAGCGTGTGCTGCTGGTCGAGGACCTGACCACCGATGGTGGCAGCAAGCTGTCTTTTGTGGACGCTATCCGCGAAACCGGCGCGACCTGCGGGCATACTGCGGTGATTTTCTACTATGGCATTTTCCCCGAAACCGAAAAGACGCTGGGCGACCACGGCGTAAAGCTGCATTCGCTGTGCACATGGTGGGATGTTCTTGCCGAAGCCAAGGCGCAGAAAGCCTTTGACCAAGAGACACTTGACGGTGTTGAGGCGTTCCTGAACGATCCGCGTGGCTGGCAAGAAGCCAATAAATCCACGTAA
- a CDS encoding ammonium transporter codes for MNGADTAWIIVATALVLFMTLPGLALFYGGLVRARNVLSVFMHCFSIACLMSILWLVAGYSIAFGPGESGIWGGLGKAFLNGVDADSLAGTLPEILFFAFQMTFAIITPALIVGAYVERVGFGFVLTFSALWMLLCYAPVVHWIWGGGMLADGGILGEIGVRDFAGGIVVHETAGLAALIIAVILGPRRNRTTPPHNPGYVMVGAAMLWVGWFGFNGGSQLAADGGAAMAMTVTHLSAATASLTWALWERIRFGKASMVGLVTGTIAGLASITPASGFVGPVQALIIGAVAGVLCQEAVSVIRNKLNIDDTLDVFAVHGVGGIFGTIMIAAFGLGTWTAQLGGLVIVGAFTAVVTIVLVKVVALITPLRVDAETETNGLDLSVHGERAYDMSS; via the coding sequence ATGAATGGAGCCGATACAGCCTGGATCATCGTTGCAACCGCACTGGTCCTTTTCATGACATTGCCGGGCCTTGCGCTGTTCTACGGTGGGCTTGTACGTGCCCGAAATGTGCTCAGCGTGTTCATGCACTGCTTCTCAATCGCCTGTTTGATGAGCATTCTGTGGCTCGTTGCGGGCTACTCGATCGCCTTTGGCCCTGGAGAAAGCGGGATTTGGGGTGGTTTGGGCAAAGCGTTCCTGAACGGTGTGGATGCCGATAGCCTTGCGGGTACCCTGCCCGAGATCCTGTTCTTCGCCTTTCAGATGACCTTTGCGATCATCACACCGGCCTTGATCGTTGGCGCTTATGTCGAACGTGTCGGCTTTGGCTTTGTTCTGACCTTTTCGGCCCTTTGGATGCTGCTCTGTTACGCGCCGGTCGTCCATTGGATCTGGGGCGGCGGCATGCTGGCTGATGGCGGTATTCTGGGTGAGATCGGTGTACGCGACTTTGCGGGCGGAATCGTTGTCCATGAAACCGCGGGTCTGGCCGCTTTGATCATCGCCGTCATACTTGGCCCCCGTCGCAATCGCACCACACCGCCGCACAACCCCGGCTATGTCATGGTCGGAGCAGCGATGCTGTGGGTCGGTTGGTTCGGTTTCAACGGTGGCTCGCAATTGGCCGCGGACGGTGGCGCCGCAATGGCCATGACCGTCACGCATCTGTCCGCCGCAACCGCGTCGCTGACCTGGGCCCTGTGGGAACGTATCCGCTTTGGCAAGGCTTCGATGGTTGGTCTGGTCACGGGAACCATTGCCGGTTTGGCCTCGATCACCCCGGCATCCGGCTTTGTGGGTCCGGTACAAGCGCTGATCATCGGTGCGGTCGCCGGTGTCCTGTGTCAGGAAGCCGTCAGTGTCATCCGAAACAAGCTGAACATCGACGACACACTGGATGTCTTTGCGGTGCATGGCGTCGGCGGCATTTTCGGCACCATCATGATCGCTGCGTTTGGCCTTGGCACTTGGACCGCGCAATTGGGCGGGCTTGTGATCGTGGGTGCCTTTACGGCAGTTGTCACAATTGTGTTGGTGAAGGTGGTTGCACTTATCACCCCGCTTCGCGTAGACGCCGAAACCGAAACAAATGGGCTCGATCTTTCGGTACACGGGGAACGCGCCTACGACATGAGCAGCTAA
- a CDS encoding CinA family protein: MNVSELLDLAKAQGVMIATAESCTGGMVAAALTDIPGSSAVVDRGFVTYTNAAKKDMLGVLAETLTAHGAVSEEVAREMADGALRHSKAQLAVSITGIAGPGGSEFKPEGRVCFGLARDGQDTQTETIEFGALGRDAVRLAARDHALELLKNELSQAPII, translated from the coding sequence GTGAACGTGAGCGAACTGTTGGATCTTGCCAAGGCGCAGGGCGTGATGATCGCCACGGCTGAAAGCTGTACGGGCGGGATGGTGGCTGCGGCCCTGACCGATATTCCCGGCAGCTCCGCTGTGGTTGACCGGGGCTTTGTCACTTACACCAACGCAGCCAAAAAGGACATGCTGGGCGTTTTGGCCGAGACGCTGACCGCGCATGGCGCAGTGTCAGAGGAAGTCGCCCGCGAGATGGCAGACGGAGCCCTACGCCATTCTAAGGCGCAGCTTGCCGTTTCGATCACCGGCATTGCCGGGCCGGGCGGGTCCGAGTTCAAACCGGAAGGGCGTGTGTGTTTCGGACTGGCCCGCGATGGTCAGGACACACAGACCGAAACGATCGAATTTGGCGCGTTGGGTCGGGATGCTGTGCGTCTGGCGGCGCGGGATCACGCGTTAGAGTTGCTCAAAAACGAGCTTTCACAAGCGCCCATTATTTAG
- a CDS encoding phosphatidylglycerophosphatase A, with protein sequence MTAAQLIGTVGGVGYLRPAPGTWGSLAALPMAWVLHTLGGFPLLALATLAVFVGGLWATRVMTEGQDDHDPSEIVVDEVAGQFIALWAISYPSWAHGIDITALWPGWVTGFILFRLFDITKPGPVGWADRRGDPMGVMLDDVIAGVFAAIGVMILAGIAHGVLGL encoded by the coding sequence ATGACCGCAGCACAGTTGATCGGCACCGTTGGCGGCGTCGGCTATTTACGCCCTGCCCCAGGCACCTGGGGATCCCTGGCGGCGCTACCGATGGCTTGGGTGTTGCATACGCTGGGTGGGTTTCCCCTGCTGGCACTCGCAACACTGGCCGTTTTTGTTGGCGGCCTTTGGGCAACCCGCGTGATGACCGAAGGCCAAGATGATCACGACCCGTCAGAAATCGTCGTTGATGAGGTCGCAGGCCAGTTCATCGCGCTTTGGGCAATTTCTTACCCGTCCTGGGCCCATGGGATCGACATTACCGCCCTTTGGCCCGGTTGGGTAACCGGTTTCATCCTGTTCCGCCTGTTCGATATCACCAAGCCCGGCCCCGTTGGTTGGGCCGACAGGCGTGGCGATCCGATGGGCGTTATGCTCGACGACGTCATCGCAGGCGTTTTCGCAGCCATCGGCGTGATGATACTGGCGGGAATAGCGCACGGAGTACTGGGTCTGTGA
- a CDS encoding bifunctional 2-C-methyl-D-erythritol 4-phosphate cytidylyltransferase/2-C-methyl-D-erythritol 2,4-cyclodiphosphate synthase — MTTAAIIVAAGRGLRAGGGVPKQWRSLAGRRVADWTIEQFRGQVDHIVLVLSDEDTHAWEEFRNTDLILASGGSDRSSSVRGGLKAIEGLGVQHVLIHDVARPCVSSRIIQDVLTALETHQAAAPGLAVTDALWVGQDNAVTGTQDRNGLYAAQTPQGFHYDAITAAHAAHSGEAADDVEVARAEGLDVCIVPGDADNLKITRPEDFARAERIMGTDMDVRLGNGYDVHRFGEGDHVILCGVKVPHGRGLQGHSDADVGMHAATDAIYGALAQGDIGQHFPPSDPQWKGAASEIFLRHAVELAGQMGYRISNVDCTLVCEYPKIGPHAAAMRVEMSKIMGLSADQVSVKATTSERLGFTGRSEGIASLATACLVKA, encoded by the coding sequence ATGACCACAGCCGCCATTATAGTCGCCGCGGGGCGCGGGTTGCGCGCCGGAGGCGGCGTGCCCAAGCAATGGCGCAGCCTTGCGGGGCGTCGTGTGGCCGACTGGACAATCGAGCAGTTTCGCGGACAGGTGGATCACATCGTTCTGGTGCTTTCTGACGAAGACACCCACGCATGGGAAGAGTTTCGCAATACAGATCTGATCCTGGCTTCGGGCGGATCAGATCGCTCAAGCTCGGTCCGGGGCGGATTGAAGGCCATAGAAGGATTGGGGGTTCAACATGTTCTGATCCACGACGTGGCCCGCCCTTGTGTCTCATCGCGCATCATACAGGACGTGCTGACCGCGCTGGAAACGCATCAGGCGGCCGCGCCGGGGCTTGCTGTCACGGATGCGCTGTGGGTTGGGCAAGACAACGCCGTAACGGGCACGCAGGACCGCAATGGCCTCTACGCCGCGCAAACACCGCAGGGCTTTCACTATGACGCTATCACTGCTGCCCACGCGGCCCATTCGGGCGAGGCGGCGGATGATGTGGAGGTCGCCCGCGCGGAAGGCCTTGATGTTTGCATTGTCCCCGGCGACGCAGACAATCTGAAAATCACCCGACCCGAGGATTTTGCCCGGGCGGAACGGATAATGGGAACGGATATGGATGTAAGGCTTGGCAACGGGTACGACGTGCACCGTTTTGGCGAAGGGGATCACGTTATCCTGTGTGGCGTGAAGGTGCCTCATGGACGCGGATTGCAGGGGCACTCGGATGCAGATGTTGGGATGCACGCCGCAACCGATGCGATCTATGGTGCTTTGGCGCAGGGTGACATTGGTCAACACTTCCCGCCCTCAGATCCGCAATGGAAGGGTGCTGCCAGCGAGATTTTCCTGCGCCATGCGGTCGAGCTGGCCGGGCAGATGGGATACCGCATTTCGAACGTCGATTGCACCTTGGTCTGCGAGTATCCAAAGATCGGCCCTCATGCCGCTGCCATGCGTGTCGAAATGTCTAAAATCATGGGGTTAAGCGCAGATCAGGTCTCGGTCAAGGCCACCACATCCGAGCGTTTGGGCTTTACTGGTCGCAGCGAAGGGATCGCCTCGCTCGCCACAGCCTGCCTGGTGAAGGCATGA
- the dusB gene encoding tRNA dihydrouridine synthase DusB codes for MTLHLGDKEVNPPVLLAPMAGITDRPFRDLVMRFGAGMVVSEMVASQEMVQAKPGVRERAELSADVENTAVQLAGREAHWMAEAARQVADRGARVIDINMGCPAKKVTNGYSGSALLKTPDHALTLIEAVVSAVDVPVTLKTRLGWDDSLLNAPDVARRAQDAGIQMVTIHGRTRCQFYKGHADWRAIRAVKKAVSIPVIANGDIVDTAAAQTALDQSGADGVMVGRGAQGKPWLLAQVCHDLFGAEAPEIPVGADLIDMVQAHYQAMLSFYGADLGLRVARKHLGWYMDEAATPAPLRRAVLTSRDPNEVLRLLADALSETGEVAA; via the coding sequence TTGACCCTTCATCTCGGTGACAAGGAAGTAAACCCACCAGTATTGCTGGCCCCGATGGCCGGAATCACGGATCGCCCGTTTCGCGATCTGGTGATGCGGTTTGGTGCCGGTATGGTGGTAAGCGAAATGGTTGCCAGCCAGGAGATGGTGCAAGCCAAGCCTGGCGTGCGCGAACGTGCGGAACTGTCAGCGGATGTCGAAAACACTGCCGTGCAATTGGCCGGGCGCGAGGCGCATTGGATGGCTGAAGCCGCTCGTCAGGTCGCCGACAGGGGCGCACGGGTGATCGACATCAACATGGGCTGTCCCGCCAAGAAAGTGACCAATGGTTATTCTGGTTCGGCGCTTCTGAAAACGCCGGATCATGCGTTGACCCTGATCGAAGCCGTGGTCAGTGCCGTTGATGTGCCGGTGACCTTGAAAACCCGGCTGGGCTGGGACGACTCTCTGCTAAACGCACCAGACGTGGCGCGACGGGCGCAGGACGCCGGTATTCAGATGGTCACTATTCATGGGCGCACGCGATGTCAGTTTTACAAAGGCCATGCCGATTGGCGGGCGATCCGGGCCGTGAAGAAGGCCGTGTCGATTCCAGTCATCGCAAATGGCGATATCGTGGATACCGCGGCCGCGCAGACTGCGCTGGATCAGTCCGGTGCAGATGGGGTGATGGTTGGGCGCGGCGCGCAGGGCAAGCCCTGGCTCTTGGCGCAGGTATGCCATGACCTATTCGGGGCCGAGGCCCCTGAGATTCCGGTCGGCGCGGATCTGATAGACATGGTGCAGGCGCATTATCAGGCGATGCTGTCCTTCTATGGGGCGGATCTGGGCCTGCGCGTCGCCCGTAAGCATCTTGGCTGGTACATGGATGAAGCCGCCACACCAGCGCCTTTGCGGCGGGCCGTTCTGACCTCACGCGATCCAAACGAAGTGTTGCGCCTGCTGGCGGATGCATTGAGTGAGACGGGCGAGGTGGCGGCATGA
- a CDS encoding nitrogen regulation protein NR(II), with product MNSNASIWNSLPVPAFIIDPDDRISDVNAAGEGFLNASRKAVIGHPVWDQIAVDAPLEEAFERARTYGTPLFVNDVDAGSGNRAPLQCALQIAPLVGYPGSMIMIISPRELSGRMTRGNTVKSAAQSAIGMAEMLAHEIKNPLAGITGAAQLLSMNISAQDLELTDLIVAESRRIVKLLEQVEQFGNLQKPDFKPVNIHDVLDRARRSALLGFGADMTIIEDYDPSLPLAFGDPDQLLQVVLNLLKNASEAAGPQGGTIRLRTYFEHSFRLRRSDGSGHSLPLQIEIIDDGPGLPEDIRGDIFDPFVSGKENGTGLGLALVSKIISDHDGWISADSVPGRTVFKLSLRRAPREDAEHKKETT from the coding sequence ATGAACTCAAACGCCAGCATCTGGAACTCATTGCCCGTTCCGGCCTTCATCATTGATCCGGACGATCGCATTTCTGATGTGAATGCGGCAGGTGAGGGGTTTTTGAACGCGTCACGCAAGGCGGTGATTGGCCATCCCGTGTGGGATCAGATTGCCGTGGATGCACCGCTTGAAGAGGCTTTTGAACGTGCCCGGACCTATGGCACGCCTCTGTTTGTAAACGATGTTGACGCCGGATCGGGCAATCGTGCGCCGTTGCAATGCGCGTTGCAGATCGCGCCGTTGGTTGGGTATCCGGGATCGATGATCATGATCATTTCACCGCGCGAATTGTCGGGGCGGATGACACGGGGCAATACCGTAAAATCGGCGGCGCAATCAGCCATCGGCATGGCCGAGATGCTGGCGCATGAAATCAAGAACCCTTTGGCCGGGATCACGGGTGCCGCACAGTTGCTAAGCATGAATATCTCGGCGCAAGATCTTGAACTTACAGATCTTATTGTGGCTGAAAGCCGCCGGATCGTTAAGTTGCTAGAGCAGGTTGAACAATTCGGTAACTTGCAGAAACCCGACTTCAAACCTGTCAATATCCACGATGTTTTGGATCGCGCCCGCCGGTCTGCATTGCTGGGGTTTGGCGCGGATATGACGATCATCGAAGACTACGACCCGTCCTTGCCGCTAGCGTTCGGAGATCCGGATCAATTGTTGCAGGTGGTGCTGAACCTGCTCAAGAACGCGTCCGAGGCTGCCGGGCCACAGGGCGGAACCATTCGGCTACGGACCTATTTCGAACACTCTTTCCGATTGCGCCGCAGCGATGGGTCAGGCCATTCGCTGCCTTTGCAGATCGAGATCATAGACGACGGCCCAGGTCTGCCCGAAGACATTCGCGGCGATATCTTTGATCCGTTTGTTTCAGGCAAAGAGAACGGCACCGGCCTCGGACTGGCGCTGGTGAGTAAGATCATATCGGACCACGACGGCTGGATTTCGGCCGATTCTGTGCCCGGGCGAACCGTATTCAAACTGTCGCTGCGCCGCGCACCGCGCGAAGACGCCGAGCACAAAAAGGAGACCACCTAA
- a CDS encoding response regulator, with amino-acid sequence MDGTVLVADDDRTIRTVLTQALTRAGCKVHATSSLTTLMRWVGEGKGDVVISDVVMPDGNGLEMLPKIAEDRPGLPVIVISAQNTIMTAIQAAEADAYDYLPKPFDLPDLMKRTARALDQKQRAQPEPAEADSERPDELPLVGRTPVMQALYRLVARVMNTDLSVMISGESGTGKSLIARAIHDFSDRRTLPFVTVAAAELRDLEGPARVLARVRGGTLLIDEIADIDDEVQARIVRMMDTPGDHVPRFMATSQSDLTEGMETGRIRQDLYYRLCGATIHVPSLRERVDDIPLLAEHFLAREERESGAKRWLSPEAVELVRRYSWPGNVRQLENAVRRLGLTSRADEISKAEVEMVLGSQPEAEPVLSGGEREKLSTSVERHLRRYFDLHGNILPPPGLYQRILREVEAPLIEIALDATGGNQAKCADLLGINRNTLRKKITDLDIQVTRRRKLM; translated from the coding sequence ATGGATGGCACAGTACTGGTTGCGGATGATGACCGCACGATCCGGACCGTTTTGACACAGGCCCTGACGCGTGCCGGGTGCAAGGTACATGCGACATCGTCTCTGACCACGTTGATGCGCTGGGTCGGCGAGGGCAAGGGCGACGTGGTGATCTCGGATGTGGTCATGCCTGATGGCAACGGTTTGGAAATGCTGCCAAAGATTGCCGAGGATCGCCCGGGTCTGCCAGTCATTGTGATCTCAGCGCAGAACACGATCATGACGGCAATTCAGGCCGCAGAGGCAGATGCCTATGATTACTTGCCTAAACCGTTCGATTTGCCGGACCTGATGAAGCGAACCGCGCGTGCGCTGGATCAGAAACAACGTGCGCAGCCTGAGCCTGCCGAAGCAGATAGCGAGCGCCCGGACGAGCTGCCTTTGGTTGGACGCACCCCAGTGATGCAGGCCCTCTACAGGCTGGTTGCTCGGGTCATGAATACCGATCTTTCGGTGATGATTTCTGGTGAAAGCGGCACTGGCAAGTCTTTGATTGCGCGCGCCATTCACGACTTTTCTGACCGTCGCACCTTGCCGTTTGTCACCGTTGCAGCGGCAGAGCTGCGGGATCTGGAAGGCCCCGCGCGTGTTTTGGCACGGGTACGCGGCGGCACGCTTCTAATTGATGAGATTGCCGACATCGATGATGAGGTTCAGGCCCGGATCGTGCGCATGATGGATACGCCTGGCGATCACGTTCCGCGTTTCATGGCCACCAGCCAGTCGGATCTGACCGAAGGCATGGAAACCGGACGCATTCGTCAGGATCTGTATTACCGATTGTGCGGCGCCACCATTCATGTGCCGTCTCTGCGCGAAAGAGTGGACGACATTCCGCTTTTAGCCGAGCATTTCTTGGCCCGCGAAGAACGTGAAAGTGGAGCAAAACGTTGGCTCAGCCCCGAAGCGGTGGAACTTGTTCGCCGCTATTCTTGGCCCGGTAACGTCAGGCAGTTGGAAAACGCGGTGCGCAGATTGGGTTTGACCAGCCGCGCGGATGAAATCTCGAAAGCCGAGGTGGAAATGGTTCTGGGCAGCCAGCCCGAGGCGGAACCGGTTCTCAGCGGCGGCGAGCGTGAAAAACTGTCAACCTCGGTCGAGCGACACCTGCGGCGGTATTTTGACCTGCACGGCAATATTCTGCCGCCGCCGGGCCTGTATCAGCGCATTTTGCGCGAGGTTGAGGCACCGCTGATCGAAATTGCACTGGACGCAACCGGCGGAAATCAGGCGAAATGTGCGGATTTGCTGGGAATCAACCGAAATACGTTGAGAAAAAAGATAACCGATCTCGATATTCAGGTGACACGCCGCCGCAAACTGATGTAA